A window from Acropora palmata chromosome 14, jaAcrPala1.3, whole genome shotgun sequence encodes these proteins:
- the LOC141865797 gene encoding uncharacterized protein LOC141865797, giving the protein MNRDRRKLSRSLEERGTLVSLTRSSQLSQKDNELKQKLDAIDTSYKLSNKRIKKETRELREILYGFQRELKLSKDMKGAYTPSLLEKPHHGRVRRTTVSSVPSEDRKEVWPERYQDRREMAKHLELDDMERRKSESFPSASPSHVVKTIEDGISGEKLGDKIRRAQEDELKDNRSPVFVQEIIGDLRAQQPKSSELKNELNFDPEGSQSTIWENESGTSRSILQAGNRRIRGHSFTEHQDRRKKSSVDASHSPFSKSFRGRFVTDNETISTGYNRKKSQPQQISEIGMTRQPRPNIGEELPSVPKQRKISLNVPLYVTQRKDSNDRGASPMGGPSMRLPSNDSSVSAFDSLPENLGGRRMSVAHGRVRKISRATGLPPLKEERSRQQESLVENWSDLAKCRYLRKEENDISIDDIFRKE; this is encoded by the coding sequence ATGAACAGGGATCGAAGGAAATTATCAAGATCCTTAGAAGAACGAGGCACTCTTGTGTCTTTAACACGTTCATCGCAACTCTCTCAAAAAGACAACGAgctcaaacaaaaattagatGCAATCGACACCTCTTATAAGTTATCAAACAAGCGGATTAAAAAGGAAACACGCGAATTGAGGGAGATTTTGTATGGCTTTCAGAGAGAACTCAAACTCTCTAAGGATATGAAAGGCGCTTACACTCCATCCCTGTTAGAAAAACCCCACCATGGACGCGTTCGGCGAACAACAGTTAGTTCTGTGCCTTCGGAAGACAGGAAAGAAGTTTGGCCAGAGAGGTATCAAGACAGACGCGAAATGGCAAAACATTTGGAACTCGATGATATGGAAAGACGAAAAAGTGAAAGTTTTCCGTCTGCCTCCCCTTCACATGTTGTAAAGACGATTGAAGACGGAATTTCAGGAGAAAAACTGGGTGATAAAATTCGGAGGGCACAAGAAGATGAGCTAAAAGACAACAGAAGCCCTGTATTTGTACAAGAAATAATTGGGGACCTACGAGCGCAACAGCCTAAGTCTTCAGAATTAAAAAACGAGCTGAACTTTGATCCCGAAGGTAGCCAATCGACAATATGGGAAAATGAAAGCGGGACAAGTCGCAGCATTCTCCAGGCTGGAAATCGGAGGATTCGTGGACATTCTTTCACTGAACACCAAGATAGGAGAAAAAAGTCTTCTGTGGATGCATCTCATAGTCCATTTTCCAAGAGCTTTCGAGGCAGATTCGTAACCGACAACGAGACGATTTCTACAGGATACAATCGTAAAAAATCCCAACCCCAGCAAATCTCAGAGATCGGAATGACTCGACAACCACGACCGAACATTGGCGAGGAGTTACCGTCTGTGCCGAAACAGCGAAAAATAAGTCTCAATGTTCCGCTTTACGTGACGCAACGAAAAGATAGTAACGACCGAGGTGCAAGCCCGATGGGTGGACCATCTATGAGGCTGCCGTCCAATGATTCAAGCGTAAGCGCTTTCGATTCGTTACCAGAGAATCTCGGGGGTCGAAGAATGAGCGTTGCCCATGGCAGGGTAAGGAAAATTTCCAGGGCGACTGGACTTCCACCGCTGAAAGAAGAGAGAAGCAGGCAACAAGAATCGCTCGTGGAGAATTGGAGTGATTTGGCAAAATGCAGATATTTGAGAAAAGAGGAAAACGATATAAGCATCGATGATATATTTCGCAAGGAATAA